The following are encoded together in the Numida meleagris isolate 19003 breed g44 Domestic line chromosome 19, NumMel1.0, whole genome shotgun sequence genome:
- the ANGPT4 gene encoding angiopoietin-4 isoform X2: MEEASERRALDVGSRRRWHRVQHGHCSYTFVLPEAEPSPCPLAAPGPVNALQRDSPSGTGHAARGAAQRLQHLERILENSTQWLLKLESSIQSSMKPEMARLRQTAVQNHTATMLEIGSSLLNRSAEQSRKLTDVEAQVLNQTSRIEMQLLENSLSTTKLEKQLLVQTNEIHQLQSRNNILEVRVLDMEAKHQAELAGIRSEKERLQRLVSRQSGTIEELEKSLLAANANASLLQQQQLQLLESVQSLVRLVAEGRAPLLGREQRFQDCTEVLRAGSRASGVYTLHIANLSEPRKAYCDMETDGGGWTVIQLRTNGSVSFQRGWREYKQGFGDAAGEHWLGNEAVHLLTSREPYALRVELWDWEGGQVYAHYGRFQLDSERQLYRLSLQDYSGTAGQQSGLALQGTNFSTRDADNDNCLCKCAQMLSGGWWFDACGLSNLNGIYYPARHNIRKLNGIRWHYFQGPGYSLKGTRMLIRPAGF; the protein is encoded by the exons ATGGAAGAAGCAAG TGAG CGCCGGGCGCTGGACGTGGGCAGCCGCAGGCGCTGGCACCGCGTGCAGCACGGGCACTGCAGCTACACCTTCGTGCTGCCCGAGGCTGAGCCGTCGCCGTGCCCGCTCGCCGCCCCCGGTCCCGTCAATGCGCTGCAGAGGGATTCACCGTCCGGCACCGGGCACGCTGCCCGCGGGGCTGCCCAGCGCCTGCAGCACCTGGAGAGGATCCTGGAGAACAGCACGCAGTGGCTGCTGAAG CTGGAGAGCTCCATCCAGAGCAGCATGAAGCCGGAGATGGCGCGGCTGCGGCAGACAGCGGTGCAGAACCACACGGCCACCATGCTGGAGATCGGCAGCTCCCTGCTCAACCGCAGTGCCGAGCAGAGCCGCAAGCTCACCGACGTGGAGGCACAG GTGCTGAACCAGACGTCACGCATCGAgatgcagctgctggagaactCCCTGTCCACCACCAagctggagaagcagctgctggtgcagacAAACGAGATccaccagctgcagagcaggaacaa CATCCTGGAAGTGCGGGTGCTGGATATGGAGGCGAAGCaccaggcagagctggcagggatCCGCTCAGagaaggagaggctgcagcGCCTGGTGAGCCGGCAGAGCGGCACCATCGAGGAGCTGGAGAAGTCGCTGCTGGCGGCCAACGCCAACGCCAGcctgctgcagcaacagcagctgcagctcctggagtCGGTGCAGAGCCTGGTGCGCCTCGTGGCAGAGGGTAGAG ccccactgctcgGCAGGGAGCAGCGCTTCCAGGACTGCACCGAGGTGCTCCGGGCCGGCAGCCGTGCCAGTGGAGTGTACACCCTGCACATCGCCAACCTGAGCGAGCCCAGAAAG GCGTACTGTGACATGGAGACAGACGGCGGCGGCTGGACGGTCATCCAGCTCCGCACCAACGGCAGCGTCAGCTTCCAGCGGGGCTGGAGGGAGTACAAGCAG GGCTTTGGGGATGCAGCGGGGGAGCACTGGCTGGGCAATGAAGCCGTGCACCTCCTGACGAGCCGGGAACCCTACGCGCTGCGCGTGGAGCTGTGGGACTGGGAGGGCGGCCAGGTCTATGCCCACTATGGGAGGTTTCAGCTGGACAGCGAGCGGCAGCTCTACAG GCTCTCGCTGCAGGACTACAGCGGCACAGCCGGGCAGCAGAGCGGCCTGGCCCTGCAGGGCACCAACTTCAGCACCCGCGATGCCGACAACGACAACTGCCTCTGCAAGTGCGCCCAGATGCTGTCAGGAG GGTGGTGGTTTGACGCCTGCGGGCTCTCCAACCTGAACGGCATCTACTACCCGGCACGGCACAACATCCGCAAGCTGAACGGCATCCGCTGGCACTACTTCCAGGGGCCCGGCTACTCGCTGAAGGGCACCCGCATGCTGATACGGCCCGCGGGCTTTTAG
- the ANGPT4 gene encoding angiopoietin-4 isoform X1, which produces MRALSFVALAALCTAASQRRALDVGSRRRWHRVQHGHCSYTFVLPEAEPSPCPLAAPGPVNALQRDSPSGTGHAARGAAQRLQHLERILENSTQWLLKLESSIQSSMKPEMARLRQTAVQNHTATMLEIGSSLLNRSAEQSRKLTDVEAQVLNQTSRIEMQLLENSLSTTKLEKQLLVQTNEIHQLQSRNNILEVRVLDMEAKHQAELAGIRSEKERLQRLVSRQSGTIEELEKSLLAANANASLLQQQQLQLLESVQSLVRLVAEGRAPLLGREQRFQDCTEVLRAGSRASGVYTLHIANLSEPRKAYCDMETDGGGWTVIQLRTNGSVSFQRGWREYKQGFGDAAGEHWLGNEAVHLLTSREPYALRVELWDWEGGQVYAHYGRFQLDSERQLYRLSLQDYSGTAGQQSGLALQGTNFSTRDADNDNCLCKCAQMLSGGWWFDACGLSNLNGIYYPARHNIRKLNGIRWHYFQGPGYSLKGTRMLIRPAGF; this is translated from the exons ATGCGTGCGCTCAGCTTCGTGGCGCTGGCAGCGCTGTGCACAGCCGCATCCCAGCGCCGGGCGCTGGACGTGGGCAGCCGCAGGCGCTGGCACCGCGTGCAGCACGGGCACTGCAGCTACACCTTCGTGCTGCCCGAGGCTGAGCCGTCGCCGTGCCCGCTCGCCGCCCCCGGTCCCGTCAATGCGCTGCAGAGGGATTCACCGTCCGGCACCGGGCACGCTGCCCGCGGGGCTGCCCAGCGCCTGCAGCACCTGGAGAGGATCCTGGAGAACAGCACGCAGTGGCTGCTGAAG CTGGAGAGCTCCATCCAGAGCAGCATGAAGCCGGAGATGGCGCGGCTGCGGCAGACAGCGGTGCAGAACCACACGGCCACCATGCTGGAGATCGGCAGCTCCCTGCTCAACCGCAGTGCCGAGCAGAGCCGCAAGCTCACCGACGTGGAGGCACAG GTGCTGAACCAGACGTCACGCATCGAgatgcagctgctggagaactCCCTGTCCACCACCAagctggagaagcagctgctggtgcagacAAACGAGATccaccagctgcagagcaggaacaa CATCCTGGAAGTGCGGGTGCTGGATATGGAGGCGAAGCaccaggcagagctggcagggatCCGCTCAGagaaggagaggctgcagcGCCTGGTGAGCCGGCAGAGCGGCACCATCGAGGAGCTGGAGAAGTCGCTGCTGGCGGCCAACGCCAACGCCAGcctgctgcagcaacagcagctgcagctcctggagtCGGTGCAGAGCCTGGTGCGCCTCGTGGCAGAGGGTAGAG ccccactgctcgGCAGGGAGCAGCGCTTCCAGGACTGCACCGAGGTGCTCCGGGCCGGCAGCCGTGCCAGTGGAGTGTACACCCTGCACATCGCCAACCTGAGCGAGCCCAGAAAG GCGTACTGTGACATGGAGACAGACGGCGGCGGCTGGACGGTCATCCAGCTCCGCACCAACGGCAGCGTCAGCTTCCAGCGGGGCTGGAGGGAGTACAAGCAG GGCTTTGGGGATGCAGCGGGGGAGCACTGGCTGGGCAATGAAGCCGTGCACCTCCTGACGAGCCGGGAACCCTACGCGCTGCGCGTGGAGCTGTGGGACTGGGAGGGCGGCCAGGTCTATGCCCACTATGGGAGGTTTCAGCTGGACAGCGAGCGGCAGCTCTACAG GCTCTCGCTGCAGGACTACAGCGGCACAGCCGGGCAGCAGAGCGGCCTGGCCCTGCAGGGCACCAACTTCAGCACCCGCGATGCCGACAACGACAACTGCCTCTGCAAGTGCGCCCAGATGCTGTCAGGAG GGTGGTGGTTTGACGCCTGCGGGCTCTCCAACCTGAACGGCATCTACTACCCGGCACGGCACAACATCCGCAAGCTGAACGGCATCCGCTGGCACTACTTCCAGGGGCCCGGCTACTCGCTGAAGGGCACCCGCATGCTGATACGGCCCGCGGGCTTTTAG